In Myotis daubentonii chromosome 10, mMyoDau2.1, whole genome shotgun sequence, one genomic interval encodes:
- the GCC1 gene encoding GRIP and coiled-coil domain-containing protein 1: MEKFGMNFGGGPSRRDLLETIESQKQQLSQYQTRLKDVVRAYKSLLKEKEALEASIKVLSVSHEADVGLAGVQPPGHTSPDCVDDRCSTHSEDSTGTATSLDTTASLASTKGELGAEDDRLARGPPPPKSEEASGSESGVSSSSGDGQSAGGEVDKRLHQLKTQLATLTSSLATVTQEKSRMEASYLADKKKMKQDLEDASKKAEEERERLEGELKELQEQIAETKARLITQQHDRAQEQSDHALMLRELQKLLQEERTQRQDLELRLEEAREALAGRAYAAGQVEGFELQAKQLTREVEELKGELQALRDEKNRPDPRLQELQEEAACLKSHFQAQLQQEMRKTALAEDQLRQQSQLEEQRVAALENQISEVSELLGTYEKAKQKDQLAIQKLKERILQLDLENKTLALAVSSRSPLDSHAEESSLDVNVLKDKMEKLKRLLQVAARKSQVTLDVEKLCNLEIMPSSEAADGEKATALYYQQELKQLKEEFERYKMRAQVVLKSKTTKDGNLAKELEESQEQLAELKEKYISLRLSCEELERQHQQEAEDWKQELARLQHHHRQELERSQLDFRDRTLKLEEELHKQRDRALAVLAEKDLELEQLRSVALSSVLPGRRSPVGGGDPEDPADIASPDNLTQALQLAAANEPTFFLYAEQLARKEVEITFLRKQKHRLEVEVHQLQERLLEEGERHREEVGVLQSHIEKNTRDQSREGANLEYLKNIIYRFLTLPDSLGRQQTLTAILTILHFSPEEKQVIMHLPPSGGWWPSGKR, translated from the exons AGACACGGCTCAAGGATGTGGTCCGCGCCTATAAAAGCCTCCTGAAAGAGAAAGAGGCTCTGGAGGCCAGCATCAAGGTGCTGTCGGTATCCCACGAGGCGGACGTGGGCCTCGCCGGTGTCCAGCCTCCAGGCCACACCTCTCCGGACTGCGTGGATGACCGATGCTCCACGCACAGCGAGGATAGCACTGGGACCGCCACCAGCTTGGATACCACGGCCAGCCTCGCTAGCACCAAGGGTGAGCTTGGGGCAGAAGATGACAGACTGGCCCGTGGACCACCACCTCCAAAGTCCGAAGAGGCTAGTGGGTCAGAGAGCGGTGTTAGCAGCAGCAGCGGGGATGGGCAGTCTGCGGGTGGGGAGGTGGACAAACGACTGCACCAGCTGAAGACTCAGTTGGCCACTTTGACTAGCTCTTTGGCCACGGTCACCCAGGAGAAGTCCCGCATGGAAGCTTCTTACCTGGCTGACAAGAAGAAGATGAAACAGGACTTAGAGGATGCCAGCAaaaaggcagaggaggagagggagcgtCTGGAGGGAGAACTGAAGGAGCTGCAGGAGCAGATAGCAGAAACCAAAGCCCGCCTTATCACACAACAGCACGATCGGGCCCAGGAGCAGAGCGACCATGCCTTGATGCTGCGTGAGCTCCAGAAGCTGCTGCAGGAGGAGAGAACCCAGCGCCAAGACTTGGAGCTCCGGTTGGAAGAGGCCCGAGAAGCCCTGGCTGGGCGGGCATATGCTGCTGGTCAGGTGGAAGGGTTTGAACTGCAGGCGAAACAGCTGACCCGGGAGGTGGAGGAGCTCAAAGGTGAGCTGCAGGCTCTTCGAGATGAGAAGAATCGGCCAGACCCCCGGCTGCAGGAGCTTCAGGAAGAGGCCGCCTGCCTTAAGAGCCATTTCCAGGCCCAGTTGCAGCAGGAAATGAGGAAG ACAGCCCTTGCAGAGGATCAACTACGCCAGCAATCTCAGCTGGAAGAGCAGAGGGTGGCAGCCCTGGAGAACCAAATATCTGAGGTGTCGGAGCTGCTGGGCACCTATGAGAAAGCCAAGCAGAAGGACCAGCTGGCCATCCAGAAGCTGAAGGAGCGCATTCTGCAGCTGGACCTGGAGAACAAGACGCTGGCTCTTGCAGTCTCCAGCCGGTCCCCTCTAGACAGCCATGCAGAAGAGTCCAGTCTGGATGTCAATGTCCTGAAGGACAAGATGGAGAAGCTGAAGAGGCTACTGCAGGTGGCGGCCAGGAAAAGCCAGGTGACCTTGGATGTAGAGAAGCTCTGCAATCTGGAGATAatgcccagctctgaggctgccgATGGGGAGAAGGCTACTGCGCTCTACTACCAGCAGGAGCTGAAACAGCTGAAGGAAGAGTTTGAGAGGTACAAGATGAGGGCCCAGGTCGTCCTCAAGAGCAAGACCACCAAAGACGGTAACCTGGCCAAGGAGCTGGAGGAATCCCAGGAGCAGCTTGCAGAGCTGAAGGAGAAGTATATCTCCCTGCGGCTGTCCTGTGAGGAGCTCGAGCGCCAGCACCAGCAGGAGGCCGAGGACTGGAAGCAGGAGCTGGCCCGGCTGCAGCATCACCACCGGCAAGAGCTGGAGCGGAGCCAGCTGGACTTCAGGGACCGCACGCTGAAACTGGAGGAGGAGCTGCACAAGCAGCGGGACCGTGCCCTGGCTGTGCTGGCCGAGAAGGActtggagctggagcagctgagGTCTGTGGCTTTGTCTTCTGTGCTGCCAGGACGCAGAAGCCCCGTAGGTGGCGGGGATCCTGAGGACCCGGCTGACATAGCGTCCCCGGATAACCTGACCCAAGCACTTCAACTCGCTGCGGCCAACGAGCCCACTTTCTTCCTGTACGCCGAGCAGTTGGCCCGCAAGGAGGTGGAGATCACATTCCTGAGGAAGCAGAAACATaggctggaggtggaggtgcaTCAGCTGCAGGAGCGGCTGCTGGAGGAGGGGGAGCGGCACCGAGAGGAGGTTGGAGTCCTGCAGAGCCACATTGAGAAGAACACCAGGGACCAGAGTCGGGAGGGAGCCAATCTGGAGTACCTCAAAAACATCATTTACCGCTTCCTGACCTTGCCGGACAGCCTGGGCCGCCAGCAGACACTCACAGCCATCCTGACTATCTTGCATTTCAGTCCAGAGGAGAAACAAGTGATCATGCACCTCCCACCCAGTGGTGGCTGGTGGCCTTCAGGCAAGAGATGA